In Sesamum indicum cultivar Zhongzhi No. 13 linkage group LG8, S_indicum_v1.0, whole genome shotgun sequence, the sequence CCTAATTTACTGCAACTCCTTGCCATTTCACTCTAAGCAACAGTAACTACATGTAAGGTGTCTTCCACAATAGCATTAGAAACCTTAATGTTTCGGCATATTGCCCGAGCATTCAGCTTATAAAACTGTCTCTCTAAGATCAAATTTCCAGGAAATGAAAACCCAAAAGAAAACTTCAAGAATCAAACCCCACCATCCAATTAAGgagaaatatttgaagaaaaacttatATCTAATACTCTACACATCATCAACACTGCACATCCAATccaagaatttaaaaagtcataATTCTACTCAAAACCATAATGCTCATTCAATCAGCAATTCTTGGCAGTAACAGAAATCAAAACCGACCAACACTGCGCAGCGAGAGCAAGAAGCAAAATCCAAACAAGAAGCAAGAATGGCAAAAcccaacaaaacaaaagatgaTTAGCTTTATACCCAACGCTGGAAGCAGAAGCCCGAATTGCCGGAACGCCATTACTGGAAAATCTCCAAGTGGGATATCGAAGGGTAGAACAGGTTTGATGGGCAAAAGGGTTAGTGGGTCTTGAGATCATGGAGTTGGTAGGGCCGAACACGGAGGAAGAGGCGGCCCCCAACAGCTTCGCCTCCATTTTTCCAAGGCAAGTGAAATCAGAGAAGAGAGGGGCCCGTTTCGTAGACGGAGAGAATCAATTTGGGGGCTTTGTAGTTTGGGGTGTAGTTGAGATGAGATGTAGTTAGGTGGGCTACATGCAATATacatcatattaatttatgttcaACATATAAATACTATGTTTTTGGAGACTTTTACTAAGCATTGGTTTGTTTCGTCCGCCAGTTCATAGTTTGATAAATCCATCGTGTTTGactttgaatatatatttcatttttatttattttttatgtttgatatttaatttttagaattttactaaatgctaaaatattatttttatgtttattgtttatgctcctattttttatatattaaatatttaggaaaaaagaataaataaaaagtgtaattattatttttaatatttaacacctctattttaattaattcttttccaTCCATTATCctctctattttattttactcaactgtattttgataataaatcattaatttaataaaaatattattgtacttGCACACATATTGAGTGTGTCATTTTTTCGTCTAATATATCTTAAAAGTATCTGGATTTACATATCAAGAATTTGGGTCATACCAATTTTACCTAAATCCGATTATACACGGATTCATTAAAATTCCATGAACACGATTAAAATTGCATcgataattcatatataatcacataatttgataatatctaTAAATAGATGGCCAAAATTTTAGGTATAACTTTTTCTTCGTTAGTTTTTTGTACAATCCAATCTTCgaataatttcattaacttAAATATTGAAGGGCTGTAGCCGAAAGTGTCAGCATTTTTCTCACCAACTCTATTTTGCAGggttatttcaaaattatttaaaattttattggacCCTATCAATGATTATTGACAGGCCAAGATACTAAAAATGGATTGCTCAATTATATGTAGTATACATCACATGATTAGTGTCTAATTTCTTATTGTGAGTGTGTTTTTAAAtggtaattacatatataattatatcaatataataataaatcaaacaatagattaattcaatcaatataataCAGTAATTCATGTAAAATGAGATAAGTACtcatattatgtaaaataaatatagacaCGTTTTGTGggattaaaattcataatttcaaatttattcgtAAGATATAGTTTTAATCACTGGACTAAAATATGATGTGTGATTTCTTATTGTGTGGATGATCATAAAATGATGATTTTCCCCAAAAACTTGTTGATCCAATGTTTACAAATAGATGAAACGTGTTGCACATGTCCAATTAAAACATTACACGTTAGTTGGTTATTTCAATTCAAGtactaataaattgaattcaaCTATTCAACTACTTGGGAGTTTGGTAGAGCCCATCTTTTTGgaacatacaatatttttttaaaaaatataatgtgacattattaatatattgttactatttttaaaaataatctacactaatatatatataaaagaaaaaaaatacattttttactACAAAACGACGATTTGCGACcactatataaattattttgttgtgtcgacgataattttgaattagatttttttttaaatgtagcATGTTggtttgtatatttatttttattataatatatttcaaaatttgaaagattattttgttgtgttgATAAAGTCCttaagttgattttatttttttttattaaaatgtgatacgttgatttatatattttactttagtctgtaatatattttaagatgtaaaaaattatttatattatataacgGTAGTATTAGATATGAGGTGCGGCTGCATCATCCTGCCCAGGTGGTGTTGGGGCGGCACTTGCAATTGCAAATGAAGAAGTACCAAAAGGCAGGAAGGAAAAGGTCCCACCGGGAGTCGAACCCAGGTCGCTGGATTCAAAGTCCAGAGTGCTAACCACTACACCATGGAACCTCTTTTGCCTAGACTTTAAAAGCATTATAATATCAATGCGTTGTCATTGAATGAGTTATGAATGCGAGTAGATAGAAGGGCTGCTGTAGGTGTAGGGTAGTGTAATCTACACCTACATGCAAACTTCAACTGAAACCATAATCACGCTTTCCAACACATATTTCTTCtcttaaatcaaaatttcattcaactaaattaatcacataatatattaattaattatctttcttaaattatacacTAGCTAATTACagaatgattatattatatttgttatatgttttaaaatttggagtgtaatatatgtgtatatatggaCGCACACATTCCTCCGGTAAGGTCTCTCCAGATCAACTCTTGTTTCTCTCAAAACCCTTTTCAAGAATGTCCCACAACAGCGTCAACCAAACCTCCAGCCCCGCTCCCAAATTCTACGACGCAATAATCCTCGGCGCCTCCGGGTTCACTGGAAAGTACGTTGTCCGCGAAGCTCTTAAGTTCCTCAACGCCCCCAACTCGCCTCTCAAGTCCCTCGCTTTAGCCGGGCGGAGCCCCGGGAGACTGGCCGAAGCCCTCAAATGGGCTGTCGGTGCGGATTCGCCACGCAACATCCCCCTCCTCACTGCAGATACTACAGACCCGGATTCCCTCTCCCGGCTCGCCGCCCAAACCAAGGTTATACTGAATTGCGTCGGTCCGTTTCGGCTCTACGGGCAGGCCGTGGTCTCGGCCTGCGTGGATGCGGGCTGCGATTATATTGACATTAGCGGGGAGCCCGAGTTCATGGAGAGGATGGAGGCCTTGTACCACGAGAAAGCAGTTGAGAAGGGGTCTCTGGTGATTTCTGCTTGTGGATTTGATTCCGTTCCGGCGGAGATGGGGCTGTTGTTTCATTCCAGGCAATGGGCCGGGCCGTCGGCTCCTAACCGGGTGGAGGCGTATTTGAGCTTGGAGTCGGATAAGAAGATTGTTGGGAACTTTGGTACGTATGAATCAGCAGTTCTTGGGGTGGCTAATGCTGATAAGTTGGTGGAGTTCAGAAGGTCCAGGCCCAAAAGAGCCCGGCCCGCGGTATGTAttattctctctttttctctgttttctGTTTGCTTATTACATTTAATGTCAATTGTCATGTAATAATCCCAAGTATGCGAAATGGTTCGTATTTGCTGTACTAATAAGTTTATTTCAGATTCCGGGACCGGCACCTCCGAAAGGATCACTCATAGAACACCACCAGCAGCTCGGCCTGTGGGCTCTAAAGCTCCCATCAGCCGACTCCGTTGTTGTACGAAGAACGCTAGCTACTCTGACCGAAAATCCCCACGGCCTACCCGGTGTTAACGAAACTGCCGACGACCTTAAGAAGAGGGAGGCATTCTGGTCATCTGTGAAGCCGGCTCATTTTGGTGTGAAACTAGGTTCAAAGTCATTGCTCGGTCTATTTCCTTACATCATGCTCGGGATATTCATCGGTCTCTTATGCAGGATCGCCCTGGGTAGACGGCTTCTCCTGAAATACCCCTCCTTCTTCAGCCTTGGAGGGTTCAGAAAAGAAGGGCCTTCCGAGGAGGAAGTGGCGAGCGCTACGTTTAAAATGTGGTTTGTCGGGCATGGTTTTAGTGATGCTAGTCTAGCATcaaaaggaaacaagaagCCCGATACTGAGGTAGTAACGAGGGTGGCAGGCCCGGAGATTGGTTATCTGGCCACTCCCATAATTCTAATTCAATGCGCGCTTGTTGTGCTGAGCAAGCGTGGTAGCCTGCCTAAGGGAGGTGTTTTCACGCCCGGGATTGTGTTCGGCCCAACCGACTTGCAAGAACGGCTCCAGGAGAACGGAATATCGTTCGATTTCATTTCAAAGAACGCCCTTTCTGCCTGAGTGCTGCAATGTCCTTAGACCGCGCTGTCGGTAAATGTCGAAGTGCAATTACCATCAAGGTTGCAATAATAATGATAGGTTGTTTTAATTGTTGGTCTacgttaataataattgttttgatCTTCACGATCATAGTTCGGATGTTGTTTAATCACTCTATGTGTGAGGTTGCTCATGTATTACAAGttcattttattacaaattaacaTACCCCGTATATTCTTGATTCATATATGATCAagttaaaatcaatttaattattacacattttgtttttttctttgagaAGTTAATTATAACACATTTAagtctataaaaataatcgaTCATGCTATAAGTATAACATATGTTGTTGTACctatttgtttccattttcatcaattcaaagctatatgaaaaatgaatttttcataaaattatatcaaataagtcataatcatgaaaaatagaaaacaaaagatcATTGCTCATTCCTACATCGACCATAAAGTCAAATTCatctttcctcttttctcctcaattaaaattaaacccccccaaaaaataatttataaatattaatgggGTGTTTGCAATTGCATGCTTAAAACAAGTTTTAGGGCTAAACTCCATctcttgaggtttggtataataaCACGTAAACCTCttgtaatttaagaaattacataCAGCACTCCTAatatttgcttccgtctaacaaataaatcgcTATGTTCGCCACAATTCAtagaatttgctaatattaacaaaaaaaaaatgaatgaaatttgatatttatcctcgactgattactgacttatagcaggtcaaacaatttttttataactaaactatatttataatgatgaAGATATGCCTCCTCACATtcattaatgtgtgaagacATGTGAGGGTGATTTggtcatagaaatatttatttaacctatAATAAATCACTATTAAGTCAATCggggtaaatatatatttttttgtttatataagcaagttcgataaattttaactgacgaagggacttatttataGGCAGAAGCAAACCCTCAGagggtactagatgtaatttcacAAATCCTAGgagatttacgtgtaattacaccataGGGAGAGGAGTGTGATTATACCTAAGTTTTATGAGATAAAGTTGAAAAggtatttttcaattttcgatttatgtttttgaaatgtttaaattaactaagtcaaaaatcataaataactCCCTATAAATTCCccaacttattaaaaatattatcatatataaatattaaattattttcaaacattcgatcttccatttttttttttttgtcacttcTTAGTTTTAGTTTCAAACATTGTCGActttcactaattttttatatttagttttcttATTTCTAAAACAACATCACGTAAAATTAAGTGCGatatgataagaaaaaaaagaaaattaagtggtAACTGAATGTTTGGactcttataattaataaatgaaagtaAAGTAGACAATTTTTAGGACAAAACTTGAAAAtacatatctttttttttaatttctttaatttaaagggattttattacacttatttccattttcaactatatatatgtataatgcatattgaatttaattatattcaaattaatcataacataataatatatataagagtaaattatcatcagcttttctaaattttgttataatataaataccctttattttaattattatttaataaatatctcTGCAGTGAGTTGTTATGATGGAATATTTGTTAAGTGACAGTTCATTTTagagagtatttataaattttcaaataataaaaagataattacaatcCCATaatgtttggtgtaattatatataaacctCACGTGACTTGAGAGATTACATCTAGTACTCCTCAGGTAATTTGCGTCCCTCTAATAATAGGTTCCTccatttgtcaaaatttactaaatttattaatattaatataaaaaataaataaaaatcgataGTTAATATCGATttacttattactgacttattggaagtcaaatgattttttttctgactaaactacccttgtagtgatattattattttttaaatgaagatAAAGATATACTTTCTCACATGCATTCAAGTGTGGAAATGTATAAGGATGATTTAGTgatgaaatgattttgtttgacctgcaataaatcaatcagtgataaattatgaatttttatttattttttttttctatatcaacaaatttagtaaattttaactaacgaatAAATGCATTTgctagataaaaataaatatagagatattaaatataatttttaaatcataaaaaatttagtgataattaCAACTTTAAAGATGGAGAGTATAATtacttcaataattaaaaataattataattatgacaaaattacaaaGTCGTTCACCTACTGTAATCCACGTGGCCTcaccctccctccctccctccctccctccagTTTAATTTGCAGCATACGGCTCACTTCTCTTTAATGCATCTTTTCCACCTTGATTAATTACATCAATCTCAATCCTCTTCCCAATGCTGTTCAGTTCCCATGTCCAGACCGCCATGTCCAAGTTCTTCCTCATCAATCTCTTCaatatgattttgatttttcactCCTTAATTTCATCCAATgtgagttttaatttttatttccttgaTTGATTTTCCTGATCAGGTTAATAGGAAAGCTTTTCCGGAGCTCCGACGATGATTTTACTGAGTATCCGACCGATTGCTACGCATGCACACAGGTGGGCGTCCCCGTTTTCCACTCAACCACATGCGACCCAGTTCACAAGCCCGAGTGGGAGGCCTCCGCCGGTTCTTCCCTTGTCCCCATCACGAGCCGCTCCAGCAGAAACAGCTCCGCCGCGAAGAACCGGCGGCTGATTGTCGACCCCCGCAGCACAAATGTGCAGCGGTGGAACCGGTTAATTGTGTTGGCCCGAGGCGTGGCGCTGGCCACTGACCCTCTCTACTTTTTCTCTATATCCGTCAGCGGAGGCGGAGGTGGAGGTGGGAGGCCGTTCATTTACATGGACGGTGGCATGGCGACATTGGCTACAGTGGTCCGGACGTGCGTGGACCTGGTGCACATGTGCCACCTCCTGGTCAGGTTCCGGTTGGCGTACGTGTCGAGGGAGTCGCTGGTTGTCGGCTGCGGGAAACTCGTGCGGGACCCACGTGCGATCGCCTCTCACTATTTGCTCTCCGCCAATGGGTTTTGGTTCgatgtatttgttgtattgCCCATTCCTCAGGTAAATATATACGCattccttattttttgttaatattgcAAGAAATCAGACATTGTAGAATTAATACTACAAGAAGACCCCTTTAGCATCTGCCCGTGTGATTTTCAAATACTTGTCCGAACTGTAACTCAGAGATTATACATGTATCATGAACTATTACATTACATGTCATTTCTGACATACTTCATGTATTTGGTGAAAGATAAAGTCTGGATGGGCTtctttttgcatttattttggTAAAGATTGTTAAGTGGACGATTTTCGAGTACTCTGattatgactatgaaatatgacaGAGCATCGGACCTTTATCTACTTGTTTCTAGtttgctataattattatcttcCTTTATCTACTTGTTTCTAGTTTGCTATAATTATCTCCTTTCTTATCGCGGTGGAACTAATCACACGTGTTTCGAATAACTACTCTTCTAtgagagaacaacacaaaacTACTAAGTGGCATTTCGATGTTGTTTTTACAATATGGAATAAACAACAAAGCGGAACGTGAAGTTTCGTGTTAACTTATCATTAGTGGTTCTTCTCAATTCCGACACTCTATAGCTTATCATAGTCCTATGGTAATGATTAATGAATTTACCATAATAGTTCATGGATGCTATTTTGGACAACTTTTCTCATGTTACGTTTGAAATTGTTGCATTCATGCCAGGCTACGTATTGGCTTCTAGTTCCGATGCTATTAAGGGAAAATAGAATTGAGGAGTTGACAATAATTCTTCAGCTAACGTTCCTAGTCCAGTTCCTTCCCAAGGTCTATCATTGCTATTGTCTAATGCGAGGAATGCGCAAAGTTACAGGATACATCTTCGGCAGCATTTGGTGGGGCTTTTGTCTTAATCTCATAGCATACTTCCTCGCATCTAATGTACGTGGAATTCACGCCACCTTAAATCTCCTAAGGTTATGTTTGCTCTGGATTATATGTTTGgttatactattatatttatgctaactaaatattcttttatatcaATGAAGGCCCATGATGTTAAGATAGTCTCATACTGAACTGCGGAAGTATTAGATAAAGAATTCGACCCAAGAGTCATTTGATCTCTTGTagatttttattgaaaagacCATCTTGTCCCCCAATTGCTTAAGTATTGACGAAAACATATCATTATGTGGCCAATTACATTAAGTAAGATGGTTTTAAgatatgttaattataaaatgtactCTTGTTATGTTTGGCAAACTTGATTACTTGAGATGTTCATATTAGTTTCCGTGAAATAGCCTTATAACCCAAAATGTTTGATAAGTTCAACTTGTTAAGAAGGTCGTATACGTTTTCCTAAAATAGCCTTAGgcaaaaaattctttgaataGCTAGCAATAGAGGGGCAAGATAATcgttttcaaacaaaatatgaaatacatGTACACCTACTCGTCTCAATTATTATATCACAATTTTTGGGTTTgattcttattatatatatatatatatatatatcttggaATTTTTACATCGGGTCATCTCCAATGGGCGTTATCGGTCTATTAGCCTTagacataataatatatcataacATATCGGACAAATTGAACAAGTCCTAAGAATTCCTCATATTTCAAGTTCGACTATTTAATAATCTGTTCAAGATTCTTTTTGTCAACTTCTTGAGTGACAGGCATCAGGAGGATACTGGTATATCCTAGCTGTCCGACGGATAGCATCGTGCCTCACTCAAAACTGTGACACAAGAAGCTGTAATCTCCCACTATCTTGCTCGATGGAAGCTTGTCGTCCTACATCCACAAATCCTCATGGTAACAATTCACTTATAGTTGCTAAAACTCAAATGTGCTTGGATAGCCTTGGACCTTTTCCCTATGGGATTTATCAGTTCGCCCTTCCTCTCATGTCGACCGATTCTTTCACTGCTAAAATTCTCTATTCGAACCTTTGGGGCCTAATGGCTCTCAGGTAAGCATTATGATCAACCGAACGTTGAGGGTCAGACCTTACCTGCTCTTTTGTAATGAGAATGTTAGACGGGGTTAACGCTAACTTTTCTTGTGGGGTTTGCTTCAAGCACTATGGGGAACAATCTTGAACCGACAAGCCAATGTCTAGAAGTGTTGTTTTCCATATGCATGGTGCTAGCTGGTTTGCTGCTATTCACACTGTTGATTGGAAATATTCAGGTCTTTCGTGATTCCTTATTCGAcgttttatttacaatttttcgaGCTGTTAATGACTGCTGATATGCTCTTCTATGCCGGCGGGTCAAGGTTTTTCTGCATGCTGTCatgatgaggaggaggaaaaTGCAACTACGGTATCGCGACATGGAGTGGTGGATGAAGCACAGACAATTACCGTCTCAGCTCAGACGAAGAGTAAGGAAATATGAACACCAAATATGGGAGATGATGGGAGGACAAGATGAGATGGAATTGATCAAGGATTTGCCGTCAGGCCTCAGACGAGAGATTAAGCGCTATATTTGCTTAGATCTGATAAAAAAGGTTTGGACATTCTAGTCTTTCGTCTTCTTGTCATAATTATACAGAATTCGGTTTGTACATGTAAAGAATTCACTTCACAGGCACTCCAACATTTCAATCTTAATGTATGATATGATCCGTCACAGGTGCCACTGTTCCACAACTTAGACGATCTTGTCCTCGACAACATTTGTGATCGAGTCAAGCCTCTATTGTACTCAAAAGATGAAAAGGTTCAAAGGCCTTTCTATAGTTCTGCACTCTTGACTTTCTACCCCACTGTTCTTCAGACTAAATTTTTGCTTTGCTTAGAATGtctcaagaaaacaagaatctCGTAAGTCAAAAGAGTTGTTATAGAAGATCCTGACTAACATTGTCCTAGGAAAACACACTTATCAATCTCTTCTTCCATTGGCAGATCATCAGAGAAGGAGATCCAGTGCAGCGGATGGTTTTCATTGTCTGCGGACGAGTCAGCAGGAGTCAAGGTCTCATAAGAGGAAAAGTGGCCACAAGCATACTAGAAGCTGGAAGCTTTCTCGGAGATGAATTGATCTCATGGTGCCTTCGCCGGCCGTTTCTTGACCGCCTTCCGGCATCATCAGCAACATTCACCTGTACTCAACCAGCAGAAGCGTTTGCTCTTGAGGCAGATGATTTGCGATACATAACAGATAACTTCCGTTACCATTTTGCAAACGAGGGCCTGAAGTGGACGGCAAGGTACTACTCGTCCAATTGGAGGACGTGGGCTGCTGTCAATATACAATTGGCCTGGCGGCATTACGCGAGGAGGACAAGGAGTGGCGTGGTTGATCGTGTATCAGAGAATGGTGGTGGGGATAGTGATCGTCGGCTCAGGAAGTATGCTGCCATGTTCTTGTCTCTTAGGCCTCATGATCATCTTGAATGAAATCTAAGTTCTcaattagtttttcttttttagtgaTTCAGTAAAGTCCCATCTTTcgttgaaaaatattattgcgtcttttatttcattcaatatatacatgtcaTGGTCAAGTGTAATCTCTCTAACACTTTATATGTAGCTGTAAGAATCTGGAGATTTGAGAAAGTAATCATTACATAATAAAGATCACATTGTtgtttatgaatttgaatcatCTTGGGCGAAGTTGAGAAATCGGCGTTGatcctaattttttagaaaaaagtcAGTTCTCACAAAATCAGAGAAGCCTCAACACGACAGGATTATCAAATATTACTTTCTTacataaatgaaagaaattctCAATATTTATACATCTGATGCCACTTGAATTGAATTACCCCTAAAAAGAAACGTAGAGGAACTCATTAAAATTCTTCACAACAATGAAagaattcataaaaaaatacgtACTGAGAATAGTAATGCCCGGGAGGTAAAAGATATGCAGAAGAATACGTGTTGAGATCATAGTAATGCCCGGGAGGTAAAAGATATGCAGAAGTTGTTCTCATTCAAGATGATCATGGGGTCGAATCGACATAAAGAACGCAGCATATTGCCGGAGGCGCCGATCACTATCTCCATTATCTGAGTGAAAGCTCACTGCACGTCTCGTCCTCAGAATATATCGCCGCCAAGCCAATTGGATGTTAACAGCAGCCCAAGTCCTCCAGTTGGATGAATAGTACCTGGCAGTGCGTCTAAGCCTCTCGTTTGCAAATTTGTAGCGGAAATGCTCTGTTATGTACCTGAGATCGTTTGCTTTTAGGGCAAACGCTTCTGTCAACTCAATGCAGGTAAATGTGGCAGAAGAAGCTGGAAGTCTGTCTATAAAAGGGCGGCGAAGGCACCAAGAGAGGAGTTCATCCCCAAAGAAGCCACCAGGCTTCAGTATGTTCGTTGCTACTATCCCTCTGCTGAGGTTTTGGCTGCTCTTCACACTGCCACGCATGATGAATATAATCCGCGGCACAGGGTCACCTTCTCGTATTATCTGGTTTTAACAGGGAATTTGCAAAAGTAAACCACGAGGTCACCATTTACAGGGTCAATTGTTAAGACAATTGTTTTAGGAATCCTACCTTTTCGTCTTTGGAGAAAACGAGGGGCTTCACA encodes:
- the LOC105167628 gene encoding probable mitochondrial saccharopine dehydrogenase-like oxidoreductase At5g39410, with product MCIYGRTHSSGKVSPDQLLFLSKPFSRMSHNSVNQTSSPAPKFYDAIILGASGFTGKYVVREALKFLNAPNSPLKSLALAGRSPGRLAEALKWAVGADSPRNIPLLTADTTDPDSLSRLAAQTKVILNCVGPFRLYGQAVVSACVDAGCDYIDISGEPEFMERMEALYHEKAVEKGSLVISACGFDSVPAEMGLLFHSRQWAGPSAPNRVEAYLSLESDKKIVGNFGTYESAVLGVANADKLVEFRRSRPKRARPAIPGPAPPKGSLIEHHQQLGLWALKLPSADSVVVRRTLATLTENPHGLPGVNETADDLKKREAFWSSVKPAHFGVKLGSKSLLGLFPYIMLGIFIGLLCRIALGRRLLLKYPSFFSLGGFRKEGPSEEEVASATFKMWFVGHGFSDASLASKGNKKPDTEVVTRVAGPEIGYLATPIILIQCALVVLSKRGSLPKGGVFTPGIVFGPTDLQERLQENGISFDFISKNALSA
- the LOC105167630 gene encoding cyclic nucleotide-gated ion channel 2-like isoform X3, encoding MLFSSHVQTAMSKLIGKLFRSSDDDFTEYPTDCYACTQVGVPVFHSTTCDPVHKPEWEASAGSSLVPITSRSSRNSSAAKNRRLIVDPRSTNVQRWNRLIVLARGVALATDPLYFFSISVSGGGGGGGRPFIYMDGGMATLATVVRTCVDLVHMCHLLVRFRLAYVSRESLVVGCGKLVRDPRAIASHYLLSANGFWFDVFVVLPIPQATYWLLVPMLLRENRIEELTIILQLTFLVQFLPKVYHCYCLMRGMRKVTGYIFGSIWWGFCLNLIAYFLASNASGGYWYILAVRRIASCLTQNCDTRSCNLPLSCSMEACRPTSTNPHGNNSLIVAKTQMCLDSLGPFPYGIYQFALPLMSTDSFTAKILYSNLWGLMALSTMGNNLEPTSQCLEVLFSICMVLAGLLLFTLLIGNIQVFLHAVMMRRRKMQLRYRDMEWWMKHRQLPSQLRRRVRKYEHQIWEMMGGQDEMELIKDLPSGLRREIKRYICLDLIKKVPLFHNLDDLVLDNICDRVKPLLYSKDEKVQRPFYSSALLTFYPTVLQTKFLLCLECLKKTRISSSEKEIQCSGWFSLSADESAGVKVS
- the LOC105167630 gene encoding cyclic nucleotide-gated ion channel 2-like isoform X1; translation: MLFSSHVQTAMSKLIGKLFRSSDDDFTEYPTDCYACTQVGVPVFHSTTCDPVHKPEWEASAGSSLVPITSRSSRNSSAAKNRRLIVDPRSTNVQRWNRLIVLARGVALATDPLYFFSISVSGGGGGGGRPFIYMDGGMATLATVVRTCVDLVHMCHLLVRFRLAYVSRESLVVGCGKLVRDPRAIASHYLLSANGFWFDVFVVLPIPQATYWLLVPMLLRENRIEELTIILQLTFLVQFLPKVYHCYCLMRGMRKVTGYIFGSIWWGFCLNLIAYFLASNASGGYWYILAVRRIASCLTQNCDTRSCNLPLSCSMEACRPTSTNPHGNNSLIVAKTQMCLDSLGPFPYGIYQFALPLMSTDSFTAKILYSNLWGLMALSTMGNNLEPTSQCLEVLFSICMVLAGLLLFTLLIGNIQVFLHAVMMRRRKMQLRYRDMEWWMKHRQLPSQLRRRVRKYEHQIWEMMGGQDEMELIKDLPSGLRREIKRYICLDLIKKVPLFHNLDDLVLDNICDRVKPLLYSKDEKIIREGDPVQRMVFIVCGRVSRSQGLIRGKVATSILEAGSFLGDELISWCLRRPFLDRLPASSATFTCTQPAEAFALEADDLRYITDNFRYHFANEGLKWTARYYSSNWRTWAAVNIQLAWRHYARRTRSGVVDRVSENGGGDSDRRLRKYAAMFLSLRPHDHLE
- the LOC105167630 gene encoding cyclic nucleotide-gated ion channel 2-like isoform X2 codes for the protein MLFSSHVQTAMLIGKLFRSSDDDFTEYPTDCYACTQVGVPVFHSTTCDPVHKPEWEASAGSSLVPITSRSSRNSSAAKNRRLIVDPRSTNVQRWNRLIVLARGVALATDPLYFFSISVSGGGGGGGRPFIYMDGGMATLATVVRTCVDLVHMCHLLVRFRLAYVSRESLVVGCGKLVRDPRAIASHYLLSANGFWFDVFVVLPIPQATYWLLVPMLLRENRIEELTIILQLTFLVQFLPKVYHCYCLMRGMRKVTGYIFGSIWWGFCLNLIAYFLASNASGGYWYILAVRRIASCLTQNCDTRSCNLPLSCSMEACRPTSTNPHGNNSLIVAKTQMCLDSLGPFPYGIYQFALPLMSTDSFTAKILYSNLWGLMALSTMGNNLEPTSQCLEVLFSICMVLAGLLLFTLLIGNIQVFLHAVMMRRRKMQLRYRDMEWWMKHRQLPSQLRRRVRKYEHQIWEMMGGQDEMELIKDLPSGLRREIKRYICLDLIKKVPLFHNLDDLVLDNICDRVKPLLYSKDEKIIREGDPVQRMVFIVCGRVSRSQGLIRGKVATSILEAGSFLGDELISWCLRRPFLDRLPASSATFTCTQPAEAFALEADDLRYITDNFRYHFANEGLKWTARYYSSNWRTWAAVNIQLAWRHYARRTRSGVVDRVSENGGGDSDRRLRKYAAMFLSLRPHDHLE